TGATGTCGGAGAGTCCTAACAGGATTTCGCTAAATAAAGGATATACAGAGCAGGGATTTGCTGAGAACGTTTTTCATCTACATTTGCGAATGACGGGAGATCATGACGAGATTTATTTTAGAGATTATCTCTGCCAGCATCCAGATATTGCCCAAGCGTATCAGGAATTAAAACTAAGTTTGTGGAAACAATTTGAACACAATCGAGACGCCTATACAGATGCGAAAACGGATTTTATAAACCACTACGTTTCAGAGGCTAAGTCCAGTAATTTTCAAGAATCAGAAAAGTGTCATCAAAAAACTCTTGATAGGAGAAAGAATTGAGAAAATCATTTTACACTTGGCTCATGACCGAGCGCAATCCTAAAAGTAATAGCCCCAAAGCCATTTTGGCAGATCTCGCTTTTGAGGAGTCAGCTTTTCCAAAACACACGGATGATTTTGATGAGGTGAGTCGCTTTTTGGAGGAGCATGCCAGCTTCTCTTTTAACCTAGGAGACTTTGACGCCATCTGGCAAGAATACTTAGAACACTAGAGACAATGAGATGAGGCTAGTATTTTATTGTTCTCTTTGCTATAATAAAAAGAAATAAACGGATTAGAGAGGTTCTTTATTTGAAGGAACATTCAATAGACATTCAACTAAGTCACCCAGATGACTTGTTCCATCTTTTTGGTTCCAATGAGCGCCATCTTCGTTTGATGGAAGAAGAGCTCGATGTGGTGATTCATGCCCGTACGGAAATTGTCCAGGTTATCGGAGAAGAGTCTGCCTGTGAGGAAGCCCGTCAGGTTATCCAAGCATTGATGGTTTTGGTGAATAGAGGAATAACGGTTGGCACGCCAGATGTGGTGACTGCGATTAGCATGGTCAAAAACGATGAAATCGACAAGTTTGTCGCCCTTTACGAAGAAGAAATTATCAAGGACAATACTGGGAAACCGATCCGTGTCAAAACCTTGGGTCAAAAGCTTTATGTGGACAGTGTCAAACAGCATGATGTGACCTTTGGAATCGGACCTGCAGGGACAGGGAAGACCTTTCTTGCAGTGACCTTGGCAGTAACTGCCCTTAAACGTGGGCAGGTCAAGCGGATTATCCTTACTCGTCCAGCAGTGGAAGCAGGTGAGAGTCTAGGATTTCTTCCAGGTGATCTCAAGGAGAAGGTGGATCCTTATCTTCGACCAGTTTACGATGCCTTGTATCAGATTCTCGGCAAAGATCAGACGACCCGTCTCATGGAGCGTGAAATTATCGAAATCGCGCCTCTTGCCTACATGCGTGGGCGGACCTTGGACGATGCTTTTGTCATTCTCGATGAGGCACAAAATACGACCATCATGCAGATGAAGATGTTCCTGACTCGTTTAGGCTTTAATTCCAAGATGATTGTCAATGGAGATATCAGCCAGATTGACCTGCCACGTAATGTTAAATCCGGTTTGATTGATGCTCAAGAAAAGCTCAAGAACATTCACCAAATCGACTTTGTTCATTTTTCAGCCAAGGATGTGGTTCGCCATCCAGTTGTCGCTCAGATTATCCGAGCTTATGAACCGGCTCCAGTTAAGGTTGAAGAAAAGAATCAAGAAACAGAATAGCAAAAAAGCAGTTCAGATGTGAACTGCTTTTTTTTAATGAGTGTCTAGCTTTAAACAAGTTCGTCGATAGACGTGTGCTCTTTATCGAGGCCTTGAGCAACTGGGAGGCTAGTTAAGTAACCTTGATAAGTGGTCACACCTTGACGCAAGCCCTCATCTTCAGCAATTGCTTGTGCGAATCCTTTGCCAGCAAGAGCTTCGATATAAGGAAGAGTGACATTGGTTAGGGCGATGGTTGAAGTACGGGCAACCGCACCAGGGATATTGGCAACGGCATAGTGGAGAACACCGTGTTTTTCATAGACGGGTTCATCGTGTGTTGTCACACGGTCAGCTGTCTCGATAACGCCACCTTGGTCAACGGCAACGTCAACAATGACAGAGCCTGGACGCATTTGTTTGACCATCTCTTCTGTCACCAATTTTGGTGCTTTGGCACCAGGGATGAGAACTGCACCAATCACCACATCAGCATCTCTCACACTTGCTTCGATGTTGAATGAATTAGACATAAGAGTTTGGATTTGGTTTCCAAAGACTTCTTCTAGAA
This genomic stretch from Streptococcus sp. 1643 harbors:
- a CDS encoding PhoH family protein; the protein is MKEHSIDIQLSHPDDLFHLFGSNERHLRLMEEELDVVIHARTEIVQVIGEESACEEARQVIQALMVLVNRGITVGTPDVVTAISMVKNDEIDKFVALYEEEIIKDNTGKPIRVKTLGQKLYVDSVKQHDVTFGIGPAGTGKTFLAVTLAVTALKRGQVKRIILTRPAVEAGESLGFLPGDLKEKVDPYLRPVYDALYQILGKDQTTRLMEREIIEIAPLAYMRGRTLDDAFVILDEAQNTTIMQMKMFLTRLGFNSKMIVNGDISQIDLPRNVKSGLIDAQEKLKNIHQIDFVHFSAKDVVRHPVVAQIIRAYEPAPVKVEEKNQETE
- a CDS encoding YozE family protein, translating into MRKSFYTWLMTERNPKSNSPKAILADLAFEESAFPKHTDDFDEVSRFLEEHASFSFNLGDFDAIWQEYLEH
- a CDS encoding GrpB family protein; this encodes MIKKLEEMSLEELWQLFPIFLVEHKSEWKDWYESEKTSLKKILGANVIKRIEHIGSTAIPNIWAKNIVDILLEVGRIEDLARVRDLLVKNGWLVMSESPNRISLNKGYTEQGFAENVFHLHLRMTGDHDEIYFRDYLCQHPDIAQAYQELKLSLWKQFEHNRDAYTDAKTDFINHYVSEAKSSNFQESEKCHQKTLDRRKN